The Nitrospirota bacterium genome has a window encoding:
- a CDS encoding TolC family protein encodes MKRTIFLLLIMTFSFVPAAHAEEIIGRGELVTLERAVQIGLKRHPNVLAGQGSVAVSEAKKGQAQAGYWPTLDATAGYGRVKSASGSSVSSLLSSGFSSSHSFEQYSAGAAAKQTIFDFGRTGTNVDIQKQNIEASKSDLENTEEQIILNVKQAYYNHLRAKRNRAVADETVNQFRQHLEQAKAFYEVGTKPKFDVTKAEVDLSNARLNLIVAENAVRLTMVSLNNAMGVPEAPDYTIEDNLSFTKYVVGLEDAVKKAYENRPELKALTARRIAAEKAVYGAKTGYFPMLTGSASWSWSGERPDTRDGGWNAGVALSIPIFSGFLTRNQVLEAKANLSILAANEEALRQNVLLEVQQNYLSLNEAEERIVTADLAVRQAKENHEIATGRYAAGVGNPIEVTDAEVALSNAKAAHIQALYDYKVGAASLEKAMGTR; translated from the coding sequence ATGAAAAGAACAATTTTCCTGCTGCTGATCATGACGTTTTCTTTTGTCCCTGCTGCGCATGCCGAGGAGATCATAGGCAGAGGTGAACTGGTTACCCTTGAGCGGGCGGTCCAGATCGGTCTGAAGAGACACCCCAATGTGCTTGCGGGACAGGGTTCGGTTGCTGTCAGCGAGGCGAAGAAGGGACAGGCACAGGCCGGGTACTGGCCGACACTCGATGCGACGGCGGGGTACGGCAGGGTCAAGTCTGCTTCCGGTTCGTCTGTCAGCTCTTTGCTCAGTTCGGGGTTCTCCTCTTCTCACTCGTTTGAGCAGTATTCTGCCGGCGCTGCAGCGAAACAGACCATTTTCGATTTTGGCAGGACGGGAACCAATGTGGACATACAGAAACAGAACATAGAGGCATCAAAGTCTGATCTTGAAAATACGGAAGAGCAGATAATTCTGAACGTAAAGCAGGCGTATTACAACCACCTTCGGGCGAAAAGGAACAGGGCTGTTGCCGACGAGACGGTCAATCAGTTCCGTCAGCATCTTGAACAGGCAAAGGCCTTTTACGAGGTCGGCACGAAACCAAAATTTGATGTGACAAAGGCAGAGGTTGACCTGAGCAATGCAAGACTGAACCTTATCGTTGCAGAGAATGCCGTTCGACTCACCATGGTATCGCTCAATAATGCCATGGGAGTGCCTGAAGCGCCTGATTACACCATTGAGGACAACCTATCTTTTACAAAATACGTGGTTGGTCTTGAGGACGCAGTAAAAAAGGCCTATGAGAACAGGCCTGAACTGAAGGCGCTCACTGCCCGGCGTATAGCTGCGGAAAAGGCAGTCTACGGTGCGAAGACAGGCTATTTTCCGATGCTTACCGGCAGCGCTTCATGGTCGTGGTCAGGGGAAAGGCCGGATACCCGTGATGGCGGCTGGAACGCGGGTGTTGCGCTTTCAATCCCTATCTTCAGCGGATTTCTTACCAGGAACCAGGTGTTAGAGGCAAAGGCAAACCTGAGCATCCTTGCGGCAAATGAGGAGGCCCTGCGACAGAACGTACTTCTTGAGGTGCAGCAGAACTATCTGAGCCTTAATGAGGCAGAAGAGCGGATCGTAACTGCAGATCTGGCGGTCCGCCAGGCCAAAGAAAATCATGAGATCGCCACCGGCAGGTATGCAGCAGGGGTGGGCAACCCCATTGAGGTTACGGACGCAGAGGTTGCGCTGAGCAATGCAAAGGCAGCGCATATTCAGGCTCTCTATGACTATAAGGTGGGGGCTGCAAGTCTTGAAAAGGCCATGGGCACCAGATAA
- a CDS encoding efflux RND transporter permease subunit, which translates to MNLSELFIKRPIMTSLVMLAVMLVGLFAYRALPVNDLPKVDFPTIQVRADLPGANPETMASAVATPLERQFSTIAGLDSMSSTNGQGISVIVLKFAIEKNIDAAAQDVQAAISKAARQLPADMPTPPSYQKVNPADQPVLYLALSSPTLPLSEVNEFADTIIAPRISMINGVAQVLVFGSQKYAVRVQLDPKALTSRKIGLDEVAAALSTGNVNLPTGGLQGDKQAFTILATGQLYNAEAFKPLIIAWRGGAPVRLQDVATVIDSVENDKVAAWFNTKGKSTRAIVMAIQRQPGTNTIEVVDSIKMQIPSFRRQLPGAVELNVLFDRTDTIRESVADVKFTLLLTIGLVIMVIFLFLRNLSATIIPSLALPLSIIGTFAVMYALGFSVNNITLMALTLSVGFVVDDAIVMLENIVRHMEHGEAPMEAALKGSREIGFTIISMTISLVAVFIPVLFMAGMLGRMLHEFAVTITFAILISGVVSLTLTPMLASRFLKPPGEERHGMLYNFMERFFNGMLRLYERSLSRVLCFRRTTIVLTLVMTVATVWLFTLMPMGLLPPDDIGAISATTEGAQGISFDELKRKQQQLAEIVLQEPNVEAFMSSVGATGSRVGGNSGGMFIKLKPRHERTLNADQIIQKLRPRVATVPGILLFMQNPPPIRLEATQSKAQYQFVLQSPDTDELYRQASAFEMKLRTMPLLQDVTSDLQMKNPQVNLDIDRNRAAALGISAQQIEDTLYSAYGSRQATTIYSPTNQYKVVMELEPQYQSDPSALGMLYVRSSADQLVPLSSLGTLKNDLGPLSVNHLGQITSVTISFNLKPDVPLGDAVAAIGKEARALPSTITTGFQGTAQVYQASTRGLALLLIIAIIVIYIVLGILYESYIHPLTILSGLPSAGFGALITLMIFGKDLNLYAFVGIIMLVGIVKKNAIMMIDFALDAQRREGLAPLDAIYQGAIVRFRPIMMTTMAALMGTLPIAIGFGAGAASRRSLGLAVVGGLLVSQLLTLYITPVVYYYMDRMQEWVKVRLRVNLKRQKQGNVQA; encoded by the coding sequence ATGAATCTTTCCGAGCTGTTCATAAAACGGCCGATCATGACCAGCCTGGTGATGCTGGCGGTGATGCTGGTCGGCCTTTTTGCGTACAGGGCCCTTCCGGTGAACGATCTGCCAAAGGTCGATTTTCCGACCATCCAGGTGCGGGCCGATCTGCCGGGCGCCAATCCGGAAACCATGGCCTCTGCCGTTGCCACTCCGCTGGAAAGGCAATTTTCGACCATTGCGGGCCTTGACTCGATGAGCTCGACGAATGGGCAGGGCATCTCGGTCATTGTCCTTAAGTTTGCGATCGAGAAGAATATCGATGCTGCAGCCCAGGACGTGCAGGCAGCCATCTCCAAAGCGGCCCGCCAGCTGCCGGCAGACATGCCGACCCCGCCTTCCTATCAGAAGGTAAACCCGGCGGACCAGCCCGTACTCTACCTGGCGCTCAGTTCTCCAACCCTGCCGCTGTCAGAGGTCAATGAATTTGCCGATACCATTATTGCCCCGCGTATATCCATGATCAACGGCGTGGCCCAGGTATTGGTGTTTGGCTCCCAGAAATATGCTGTTCGGGTGCAGCTCGATCCAAAGGCTTTGACCAGCCGCAAGATCGGTCTGGACGAGGTGGCAGCAGCGCTGAGCACCGGCAATGTCAATCTGCCCACCGGCGGACTGCAGGGAGACAAGCAGGCCTTTACTATTCTGGCAACCGGACAGCTGTACAACGCCGAGGCGTTCAAACCGCTGATCATTGCCTGGCGCGGCGGGGCTCCGGTCAGGCTGCAGGATGTCGCTACCGTGATCGACAGCGTTGAGAACGACAAGGTGGCTGCCTGGTTCAATACCAAAGGGAAATCAACCCGGGCCATTGTCATGGCCATTCAGCGCCAGCCCGGCACCAACACGATCGAGGTGGTCGACAGCATTAAAATGCAGATCCCAAGTTTTCGCAGGCAGCTGCCCGGGGCGGTCGAGCTGAATGTGCTCTTCGACCGGACCGACACGATCCGCGAATCAGTGGCTGACGTCAAATTCACGCTGCTGCTGACTATCGGACTGGTCATCATGGTGATCTTTCTCTTCCTGCGCAACCTGTCGGCCACGATCATCCCGAGTCTGGCGCTGCCGCTCTCGATCATCGGCACCTTTGCGGTCATGTATGCCCTCGGCTTCTCGGTCAACAACATCACGCTGATGGCGCTGACCCTGTCGGTCGGCTTTGTGGTGGATGACGCAATTGTGATGCTCGAGAACATTGTCCGTCATATGGAGCACGGAGAGGCGCCGATGGAGGCAGCCCTGAAGGGTTCGAGAGAGATCGGTTTCACGATCATCTCGATGACCATCTCGCTGGTTGCGGTCTTCATACCGGTGCTGTTCATGGCCGGGATGCTCGGGCGAATGCTGCATGAGTTTGCCGTTACCATCACGTTTGCCATCCTCATCTCCGGGGTCGTGTCCCTGACCCTGACCCCCATGCTCGCGAGCCGTTTTTTGAAACCGCCGGGGGAGGAGAGACACGGCATGCTGTATAACTTCATGGAACGGTTTTTCAATGGCATGCTTCGTTTGTATGAGCGCTCTCTTTCCAGGGTGCTCTGTTTTCGGCGTACGACAATTGTGCTGACCCTGGTCATGACCGTGGCTACGGTCTGGCTCTTCACGCTCATGCCGATGGGACTGCTTCCTCCTGATGACATCGGCGCTATCAGCGCGACCACTGAAGGCGCCCAGGGCATATCCTTCGACGAGCTCAAGCGCAAGCAGCAGCAGCTTGCCGAGATCGTGCTGCAGGAACCGAACGTTGAGGCCTTCATGTCGTCTGTGGGAGCAACCGGGAGCCGGGTTGGAGGCAACAGCGGCGGCATGTTCATCAAACTCAAACCGCGCCATGAGCGCACGCTGAATGCAGATCAGATCATCCAGAAACTTCGTCCCAGGGTCGCAACAGTCCCGGGCATTCTGCTGTTCATGCAGAACCCGCCTCCCATAAGGCTTGAGGCGACCCAGTCCAAGGCCCAGTACCAGTTCGTGCTGCAGAGTCCGGATACGGACGAACTCTATCGCCAGGCATCGGCCTTCGAGATGAAGCTGCGCACTATGCCGCTTCTGCAGGACGTCACCTCTGACCTGCAGATGAAGAACCCGCAGGTCAATCTCGACATTGACCGCAACAGGGCCGCGGCCCTCGGCATTTCTGCCCAGCAGATCGAGGATACGCTGTACTCGGCTTACGGCTCACGCCAGGCCACCACGATCTATTCGCCCACGAATCAGTACAAGGTGGTGATGGAGCTGGAACCCCAATATCAGTCCGACCCTTCGGCCCTGGGCATGCTCTATGTTCGTTCTTCAGCGGATCAACTGGTCCCGCTCTCATCCCTCGGCACACTGAAAAATGATCTGGGACCGCTGTCGGTCAACCATCTCGGCCAGATCACCTCAGTGACCATCTCTTTCAACCTGAAACCGGATGTGCCGCTCGGCGATGCGGTGGCCGCCATCGGGAAAGAGGCCAGGGCCCTGCCTTCGACCATCACGACCGGTTTCCAGGGGACAGCCCAGGTCTATCAGGCCTCGACCAGGGGGCTTGCGCTTCTGCTGATCATAGCTATTATTGTTATCTATATCGTGCTCGGCATTCTTTATGAAAGTTATATCCACCCGCTCACCATTCTTTCCGGGCTGCCGTCTGCCGGGTTCGGTGCGCTCATCACCCTGATGATCTTCGGCAAGGACCTGAACCTGTATGCCTTTGTCGGCATCATCATGCTGGTCGGCATCGTGAAGAAAAATGCGATCATGATGATCGATTTTGCGCTCGACGCGCAGCGCCGCGAAGGCCTTGCACCTCTTGATGCGATCTACCAGGGGGCTATCGTGCGTTTCCGTCCTATCATGATGACCACCATGGCAGCACTTATGGGCACGCTCCCCATTGCGATCGGCTTCGGCGCAGGCGCAGCTTCCCGCCGCTCCTTAGGTCTCGCTGTTGTGGGCGGTCTGTTGGTTTCACAGCTCCTGACCCTGTATATAACGCCGGTTGTCTATTACTATATGGACAGGATGCAGGAATGGGTAAAAGTACGCCTCAGGGTAAATCTGAAGAGGCAGAAGCAGGGCAATGTACAGGCCTGA
- a CDS encoding efflux RND transporter periplasmic adaptor subunit: protein MVAAVACKQKEQQTAKPAVPVMIGIAAQKAVPLQINAIGNVEASSTVAVKAQVGGTLIKVHFTEGQDVKKGELLFTIDPRPYEAALKQAEAIFARDRAQFENARAEERRYAELVKKGYVSETQYEQVRTNAVALEAVVQSSKAQVENAHLQLAYCTIRSPFSGRTGSLSVYEGNLIKASADSPMVTINQIQPVNVSFAVPEKTLPEIKKYMTGGALKVEVLLSKDDRTPLQGSLTFIDNAVDTATGMIRLKGSFANNDRKLWPGQFVNLLLTLMTQSNAVVVPTQAVQTGQKGPFVFVVKEDATAEARSIVVSRTFGDESVIESGLKPGEKVVTDGQLRLSPGAKVEVKSKAKDKTEAEDKDQVKAEDKVKDSREQKGKDKAENKDKVKEQGQKEEKRSGGKAK, encoded by the coding sequence ATGGTTGCCGCTGTTGCCTGCAAACAGAAGGAGCAGCAGACGGCAAAACCGGCGGTTCCGGTCATGATCGGCATTGCAGCGCAGAAGGCAGTGCCCCTGCAGATCAACGCGATCGGCAATGTGGAGGCATCGTCAACGGTTGCGGTCAAGGCACAGGTGGGAGGGACCCTGATAAAAGTCCACTTCACAGAAGGCCAGGATGTGAAAAAGGGGGAACTGCTCTTTACCATTGATCCGCGGCCTTATGAGGCAGCACTGAAGCAGGCTGAAGCGATCTTTGCCAGAGACCGTGCGCAGTTTGAGAATGCCCGTGCAGAAGAGCGGCGGTATGCGGAGCTGGTGAAGAAGGGATACGTTTCAGAGACCCAGTATGAACAGGTACGCACAAATGCGGTGGCGCTCGAGGCTGTTGTCCAGTCTTCAAAGGCCCAGGTCGAAAATGCGCATCTGCAGCTTGCTTATTGTACGATCCGGTCGCCTTTTTCAGGGAGGACCGGCAGTCTATCAGTGTACGAAGGCAATCTCATCAAGGCGAGCGCTGACTCTCCCATGGTCACGATCAACCAGATACAACCGGTGAATGTGAGCTTTGCTGTTCCGGAGAAGACTCTTCCTGAAATCAAGAAATACATGACAGGCGGTGCGCTTAAGGTCGAAGTATTGCTCTCAAAGGACGACAGGACCCCTCTGCAGGGAAGCCTTACCTTTATCGACAATGCGGTTGACACGGCAACAGGGATGATAAGACTGAAGGGGAGCTTTGCCAATAACGACAGAAAGCTCTGGCCCGGCCAGTTCGTGAACCTGCTGCTGACCCTTATGACCCAGAGCAACGCAGTTGTTGTACCAACCCAGGCGGTGCAGACCGGACAGAAGGGGCCGTTTGTCTTTGTCGTGAAGGAAGACGCAACCGCTGAAGCACGATCAATTGTGGTGAGCAGGACATTTGGAGATGAGTCAGTTATTGAGAGCGGTCTTAAGCCCGGTGAGAAAGTGGTTACTGACGGACAACTCAGACTTTCACCTGGGGCAAAGGTGGAGGTTAAGAGCAAGGCTAAGGATAAGACAGAAGCTGAGGATAAAGATCAGGTTAAGGCTGAGGATAAGGTCAAGGACAGCAGAGAGCAGAAAGGAAAAGATAAGGCAGAGAATAAGGATAAGGTAAAGGAACAGGGGCAGAAAGAGGAGAAGAGGTCAGGGGGAAAAGCGAAATGA
- a CDS encoding TetR/AcrR family transcriptional regulator, translating to MSVEVRKRIVKRRTGDESKQNILRAACDVFAERGYEKASIREVAKRAHISIGGIYLYFPNKQQLYTGLMKSQMDEFLDRIGALCAEGPEAALRKLIDLYMELAVTKTKMLSTGVKEYDLEFKRPIRDSFFKAQHSIITDILKKGMQGGTWRSMDCPGTALMILVTLRGAILGYLTGDIKRPKAYGRSLYEFFLNGIRSNQNG from the coding sequence ATGTCCGTTGAGGTCAGGAAGCGTATCGTGAAACGGCGGACCGGAGATGAGTCGAAGCAGAACATCCTCAGGGCTGCCTGCGATGTGTTCGCAGAGCGCGGTTATGAAAAGGCTTCGATCCGGGAGGTGGCGAAGCGGGCGCATATAAGTATCGGCGGCATCTACCTCTATTTTCCCAACAAACAGCAGCTCTATACGGGTCTCATGAAAAGCCAAATGGATGAATTTCTCGACCGCATCGGGGCGCTCTGCGCAGAAGGGCCTGAGGCAGCGCTCCGAAAGCTTATTGATCTGTATATGGAGCTTGCGGTCACGAAGACGAAGATGCTGTCTACAGGCGTCAAGGAATACGATCTGGAGTTCAAACGGCCTATCAGGGATTCCTTTTTCAAGGCTCAGCATAGCATAATTACCGATATCCTGAAGAAGGGGATGCAGGGCGGAACATGGCGCTCCATGGACTGCCCGGGAACTGCCCTGATGATCCTGGTGACGCTCAGGGGTGCGATCCTCGGATACCTGACCGGCGATATAAAAAGGCCGAAGGCATATGGCCGATCACTCTACGAATTTTTTCTCAACGGGATAAGGAGTAACCAGAATGGATAA
- a CDS encoding sulfatase-like hydrolase/transferase, translating to MQDNQITPQRISADNNASGSSSRKEPGRFLILGVFFAAFLGLSFMTRIVLTVMNLRALDAKPLLLLKVYGMGFLFDLATAGYVALPFVLYLVILPDRIYNSRPHRIAMSMAVFLTAYLFLFSSGSEFFFFEEFGVRFNFIAVDYLIYTHEVVKNIMESYPVIPILLTIALISALAVFVMRRKLHFSGVQKSSLGQRMRRGAVFFIIPVAATVFVSLPLAHISANVYANELAANGIYALFAAFRNNTINYEDFYTSLDSNDAFRNLRTLLSEKNAAFLNEDIYDITRKISNTGPEKRLNVVVIVEESLSAEYLGVFGNKKGLTPNLDRLAKESVFFTHMHATGTRTDRGLEAISLSLPPTPGRSTLKRKGNENLFSWGSLMKSLGYDTKLLYGGYGYFDNMNYFFGHNGIDHIIDRADFSKSEVIFENAWGVSDEDLFRKSIEVFGKSHESRKPFFGLIMTTSNHRPYTYPEGRIDIPSHTGRDGAIKYADHAIGTFLQAASKEPWFRDTIFVFVADHCASSAGRIALPVRKYEIPLFVYSPGHLAPRTIERLSSQIDIAPTVMGMLNISYNSRFFGKDILRMSPDQERAFIGTYERLGYEKNGRLVVLNVKKDNRYYEYDANTKKQKEGAADPGLLDEAISYYQGASYLSEHRLNRFEAEAAGHVR from the coding sequence ATGCAGGACAACCAAATAACCCCTCAACGTATCTCAGCGGACAATAACGCCTCAGGCAGTTCCAGCAGGAAAGAGCCGGGTCGTTTTTTGATCCTCGGCGTCTTCTTCGCCGCCTTTCTCGGCCTTTCCTTTATGACCAGGATCGTCCTGACGGTAATGAATCTGCGCGCACTCGATGCGAAGCCGCTGCTGCTTTTGAAGGTTTACGGCATGGGGTTTCTGTTCGACCTGGCAACAGCCGGCTATGTTGCCCTGCCTTTTGTCCTTTATCTTGTCATTCTGCCTGACCGGATCTATAACAGCAGGCCGCACCGGATCGCCATGTCCATGGCAGTCTTTTTGACGGCCTATCTTTTCCTTTTCAGCAGTGGGTCCGAATTCTTTTTCTTTGAAGAGTTCGGTGTGAGGTTCAATTTCATTGCGGTCGATTATCTTATCTATACCCATGAGGTTGTGAAGAATATCATGGAGTCATATCCGGTCATCCCCATACTCCTGACGATCGCTCTCATCTCGGCTCTCGCCGTGTTTGTTATGCGGAGAAAACTCCATTTCTCAGGTGTTCAGAAGAGCAGCCTGGGTCAGCGGATGAGAAGGGGAGCGGTCTTTTTTATCATACCTGTTGCTGCTACCGTGTTTGTGAGTCTGCCGCTGGCTCACATATCCGCAAACGTATATGCGAATGAACTTGCGGCCAACGGTATTTACGCGCTCTTTGCGGCCTTCAGGAACAATACGATAAATTATGAGGATTTCTATACCTCTCTGGACAGCAACGATGCTTTCAGGAATTTGAGGACACTGCTCTCTGAAAAAAATGCTGCTTTCCTAAACGAAGACATCTATGACATTACCAGGAAGATCAGCAATACCGGCCCTGAAAAAAGGCTGAATGTCGTGGTGATTGTGGAGGAAAGCCTGAGCGCTGAATACTTGGGGGTATTCGGCAATAAAAAGGGTCTCACCCCGAACCTTGACCGGCTGGCAAAGGAAAGCGTCTTTTTCACGCACATGCACGCAACAGGGACCAGGACTGACAGGGGGCTTGAAGCGATAAGTCTTTCTCTGCCGCCAACGCCCGGCCGCTCGACGCTGAAGCGCAAAGGCAATGAGAACCTCTTTTCCTGGGGCTCGCTTATGAAAAGCCTTGGTTATGACACGAAGTTACTGTATGGCGGATACGGATACTTTGATAATATGAACTATTTCTTCGGCCATAACGGCATTGACCATATTATCGACAGGGCAGACTTCTCAAAGTCAGAGGTCATCTTTGAGAATGCCTGGGGCGTGAGCGATGAGGACCTTTTTCGCAAGTCCATAGAGGTGTTTGGCAAGTCACATGAAAGCCGCAAGCCGTTTTTCGGCCTGATCATGACAACGTCCAACCACAGGCCCTATACGTATCCTGAAGGAAGGATCGATATACCGTCCCATACCGGGCGGGACGGCGCGATAAAGTATGCCGATCATGCCATCGGAACCTTTCTGCAGGCAGCTTCGAAAGAACCCTGGTTCCGCGACACGATCTTTGTATTTGTGGCAGACCACTGTGCAAGCTCTGCGGGAAGGATTGCGCTTCCGGTCAGGAAGTATGAGATCCCGCTGTTCGTCTATTCTCCTGGGCATTTGGCGCCAAGAACCATTGAAAGGCTCTCAAGCCAGATCGACATTGCGCCGACGGTCATGGGTATGCTTAACATCAGCTATAATTCCCGGTTCTTTGGCAAGGATATTCTCAGGATGTCTCCGGACCAGGAAAGGGCTTTTATCGGGACCTATGAACGGCTTGGATATGAAAAGAATGGCCGGCTTGTTGTCCTGAATGTAAAAAAAGATAATCGTTATTACGAGTATGATGCGAACACAAAGAAGCAGAAGGAGGGGGCTGCTGACCCTGGCCTTCTGGACGAGGCGATCAGTTATTATCAGGGAGCGAGCTATCTGTCAGAGCATCGCCTGAACCGGTTTGAAGCGGAGGCCGCAGGGCATGTCCGTTGA
- a CDS encoding N-acetyltransferase produces the protein MNPAIVIRNETDADASTITEVTVAAFKTLEISNHTEQFIVEALRAAKALTLSLVAEVDGRVVGHIAFSPMTIADGAMHWYGLGPVSVLPEYEQKGIGKALIQEGLSRLKKLGAKGCCLVGHPQYYRKFGFENVTGLVLEGVPQEVFFALSFDGHFPHGNVMFHEGFKANGRQGIATDN, from the coding sequence ATGAACCCTGCGATCGTAATCAGAAACGAGACTGACGCCGACGCCAGCACCATAACCGAGGTGACCGTCGCGGCGTTCAAAACTCTGGAGATCAGCAACCATACGGAGCAATTCATCGTTGAGGCGCTGCGTGCCGCGAAAGCTCTTACCCTATCGCTGGTCGCAGAAGTTGATGGCCGTGTGGTCGGGCATATTGCATTCTCCCCGATGACCATCGCGGACGGCGCCATGCACTGGTACGGACTCGGCCCCGTTTCAGTGTTACCGGAGTATGAGCAGAAGGGTATTGGCAAAGCCCTGATACAGGAAGGGCTGTCACGGTTAAAAAAACTGGGCGCCAAGGGCTGTTGTCTGGTGGGACATCCGCAATACTACAGGAAATTCGGATTTGAGAACGTTACCGGACTTGTGCTGGAGGGCGTTCCGCAAGAGGTATTCTTCGCTCTTTCCTTTGACGGGCACTTTCCGCACGGTAATGTCATGTTCCATGAAGGATTCAAGGCAAATGGCCGGCAAGGAATTGCAACGGACAACTGA
- a CDS encoding intradiol ring-cleavage dioxygenase, with protein MSKTGNWPHLLVVCLIVLLAAGRETATAATCTPTPWDEIGPFYRQNAPVRNSIGKGYVLSGTVRSSDDCRPLPNMRIEVWQAGPDGAYDDNHRATLYSDQNGQYRLETSFPPPYARRPPHIHILVDAKGFEGLIAQHYPQKGSQGATFDLVIVPETKGKLRKTKNAIGR; from the coding sequence ATGAGTAAAACGGGAAACTGGCCGCACCTTTTAGTCGTCTGTCTGATTGTGCTGTTGGCTGCAGGCAGAGAAACTGCGACAGCAGCCACCTGCACACCGACGCCCTGGGATGAAATCGGGCCTTTTTACCGGCAGAACGCTCCTGTGCGAAACAGCATCGGCAAGGGGTATGTCCTGAGCGGGACCGTTCGCTCATCTGATGACTGCCGTCCCCTTCCGAATATGCGGATCGAGGTCTGGCAGGCCGGACCGGACGGAGCGTATGATGATAACCACAGGGCTACCCTCTATTCAGATCAAAACGGGCAGTACCGTCTGGAAACCAGTTTCCCTCCTCCCTACGCGCGGCGGCCGCCGCATATCCATATCCTGGTAGATGCAAAAGGGTTTGAAGGTTTGATAGCGCAGCACTATCCTCAAAAAGGCAGCCAGGGTGCAACGTTTGATCTTGTGATCGTCCCGGAGACAAAAGGCAAGCTCAGGAAGACAAAGAATGCGATCGGGCGCTGA
- the ftsZ gene encoding cell division protein FtsZ translates to MFEIEEVRGQNAKIKVVGVGGAGGNAINNMIASHMHGVEFIAVNTDLQVLESSLASVKVQIGKQSTKGLGAGSNPEIGRQAAIEDRAAIMEMLDGCDMVFITAGMGGGTGTGAAPVIASIAKEIGALTVAILTKPFFYEGKRRKENAEEGIRDLANCVDTMIVIPNDKISLVVEKGTPMLKAFSIANDVLRHAVQGISDIILVPGLINVDFADVKTVMESMGRAVMGSGTAKGEGGAFEAAKKAISNPLLEHSSIEGAKGILINITGGLELSHDGIQAAASFIYDNAHEDAVVILGAVIDPDMNDEVRVTVIATGFDERKQKVELPEIQKWAPREEVKEIKPIVSRAVCEPVSLKASDRVLAKSLNYSLEPAMPRDIFAYEEEMDLPAFLRRPGQQIQQKGL, encoded by the coding sequence ATGTTTGAGATCGAAGAGGTAAGAGGCCAGAACGCCAAGATCAAGGTGGTGGGTGTGGGAGGCGCCGGCGGCAATGCCATCAATAACATGATCGCATCGCATATGCACGGTGTCGAGTTCATTGCGGTCAACACTGACCTGCAGGTTCTTGAATCATCCCTTGCGTCGGTCAAGGTGCAGATCGGCAAGCAGTCAACCAAGGGCCTGGGTGCAGGTTCGAATCCGGAGATCGGCAGGCAGGCAGCGATCGAGGACCGGGCTGCCATCATGGAGATGCTTGACGGCTGCGACATGGTCTTCATCACCGCAGGCATGGGCGGAGGCACCGGCACCGGGGCTGCCCCGGTCATTGCAAGCATCGCAAAGGAGATCGGCGCCCTGACCGTCGCCATCCTGACCAAACCGTTTTTTTATGAAGGCAAGAGAAGAAAAGAGAATGCTGAAGAAGGCATCAGGGACCTTGCAAACTGCGTGGACACCATGATCGTGATCCCCAACGACAAGATAAGCCTTGTCGTGGAAAAGGGCACCCCCATGCTCAAGGCATTTTCCATTGCCAATGACGTGCTGAGGCATGCAGTGCAGGGCATCTCGGACATCATCCTCGTGCCCGGCCTGATCAATGTGGACTTTGCCGATGTAAAGACCGTCATGGAGAGCATGGGCCGCGCTGTCATGGGCTCAGGCACTGCTAAAGGCGAGGGCGGAGCTTTTGAGGCTGCCAAGAAGGCCATCTCCAATCCGCTCCTGGAGCATTCGTCCATCGAGGGCGCAAAAGGCATTCTGATCAATATTACCGGCGGACTTGAACTTTCGCACGACGGCATCCAGGCGGCCGCATCATTCATATATGACAATGCACACGAAGATGCCGTAGTGATCCTGGGTGCGGTCATCGATCCTGATATGAACGACGAGGTCCGGGTAACGGTCATCGCAACCGGTTTTGATGAAAGAAAGCAGAAGGTGGAACTGCCGGAGATCCAAAAATGGGCTCCAAGGGAAGAAGTAAAGGAGATCAAACCGATCGTAAGCAGGGCTGTCTGTGAACCCGTTTCCCTGAAGGCATCTGATCGGGTCCTGGCGAAAAGCCTGAATTACAGTCTTGAGCCTGCCATGCCGCGCGACATCTTTGCCTATGAGGAAGAGATGGACCTGCCGGCATTTCTCAGAAGGCCAGGCCAGCAGATACAGCAAAAAGGATTATAA